The following is a genomic window from Janibacter sp. DB-40.
GCCCCGAGCGGGGTGGTGCTCGAGGGGTTGCCGAAGTGGTCCACGAGGTAGGGCCACATGGCCTCGGCGACCGCGGGCGCCACCGGAGTGGTCGCGTTGTGGTCCAGGTATGTCGCTGCGCTGCTCATGCCGGCCTCCGGTCAGGGTCCGTGGTGTGCCCATCCTGCTCCACGTGCGCCGGACGAGCGAGGCGCGGGCCATGGGACGGGCCCGTTGACGAAAGCCACTGGCCTCCGGTGAACCACGTGGAGGATGATGCCGTCCCGTGGGACATGTGGACGTGGCCGGTGTGCGGTACGAGCTCTCCGACGGACGGGTGCTGCTCGACGACGTCTCCCTACGGGTGGGCGAGGGGGCCAAGGTCGCCCTCGTCGGCGCCAACGGCGCGGGCAAGACGACCCTGCTGCGCATCATCACCGGCGAGCTCGCTCCGCATGCCGGCTCGGTGTCGCGCACCGGCGGTCTGGGCGTCATGCGCCAGCACGTGGGTGCCGGCCTGGGGGAGCGGGCCACCGTCTCCGACCTGCTGATGTCCGTCGCCCCCGCCGCGGTCCGGGCGACGGCCGCAGAGGTCGAGCGCCTCGAGCTGGTCCTGATGGAGAGCGAGGACGAGCGCACCCAGATGCGGTACGCCACCGCCCTGTCCGACTACGCGGACGCGGGCGGTTACGACGAGGAGGTGCTCTGGGACGTCTGCACCATCGCTGCCCTGGGCATGCCCTTCGAGCGGTGCAGGTACCGCGAGCTGACCACGCTCTCCGGCGGCGAGCAGAAGCGCCTGGTCCTGGAGCACCTGCTGCGCGGGCCGAACGAGGTGCTGCTCCTCGACGAGCCGGACAACTACCTCGACGTCCCCGGCAAGATCTGGATGGAGGAGCAGATGAGCGCCTCCGACAAGACGATCCTCTTCGTCAGCCACGACCGGGAGCTGCTGGCCAACACCGCGACCCGGGTCGCCACCATCGAGCTCGGTCGAGCCGGCAACCACGTGTGGACCCATCCGGGTGGTTTCGCGAGCTACCACCGCGCCCGGGAGGAGCGCTTCGCCCGCTTCGAGGAGCTGCGTCGGCGGTGGGACGAGGACCGTGCGAAGCTCAAGGCCCTCGTGCTGATGTACAAGCAGAAGTCGAAGTACAACTCCGACATGGCCACCCGCTACCAGTCGGCCCGCACCCGCCTGGAGCGGTTCGAGGCGGAGGGACCGCCGACGGAGCAGCCACGCGAGCAGAAGGTCACGATGCGGCTGCGCGGCGGGCGCACCGGCAAGCGTGCGGTCGTGTGCGAGCGTCTCGAGCTCACCGACCTCATGCGGCCCTTCGACCTGGAGGTCTGGTACGGCGAGCGGGTCGCCGTGCTCGGGTCGAACGGCTCGGGGAAGTCGCACTTCCTGCGGTTGCTCGCGGCCGGGGGCAGCGACCCCGACCGGGAGAACCTGCCCGTCGGCGAGGCCGCCATCCCACCGGTGGCGCACACCGGGCGGGCCGGTCTCGGTGCCCGGGTGCGGCCGGGGTGGTTCGTGCAGACGCACGAGCACCCGGAGCTCATCGGCCGCACGCTGCTCGAGATCCTGCACCGCGGCGACGACCACCGCACCGGGATGGGGCGCGAGGCCGCCAGCCGGGTGCTGGACAGGTACGAGCTCGCCCATGCGGGCGAGCAGACCTTCGAGTCGCTCTCGGGCGGGCAGCAGGCCCGTTTCCAGATCCTCCTGCTCGAGTTGTCCGGGGCGACGCTGCTGGTCCTCGACGAGCCGACCGACAACCTCGACGTCGAGTCGGCCGAGGCCCTGGAGGAGGGCCTGGACGCCTTCGACGGGACGGTCGTCGCGGTGACCCATGACCGGTGGTTCGCCCGTGGGTTCGACCGGTTCCTCGTCTACGGCGCGGACGGTCGCGTGCGGGAGACGGACGGCCCCGTCTGGGACGAGGGGCGGGTCACGCGGGCCCGCTGAACTGCGCCAGGTCAGCCATCATCTCGGTGGTCAACCACTCGTCGGGGATCCCGAAGGCGTCGACGAGAGTGCGGGCGCGGGGGCGCAGCTCCTCGCACAGCTCATCGGTGCGCGCGATGACCCCCTTCGCCTGGCTCGCACTGAGTCGTCCGTGCTCGAGGAACCACCCGCGGTCGGCCTCGACGGTGCTGAGGACGAAGAGGTCGCAGACCTGCTCCAGCAGGTCCCGTCCCGGCCCCTGCGGGGCCTCGTCGATCGCGGTGACGAAGGCCTCCAGCGCGACGCGGTCCATGTGTGCGCGGGCGGCCCTGAGGAGGTGGTCCTGGGAGTCGTTGAAGACCCGGAAGGAGTCGCCGTCGTCACCACCGGCGCGACGCAGTCGCATCGCAAGGGTCTCGGTCAGGTGGGACTCCCGGTCCTCGAAGAAGGCGAGCTGTCCGCCGCGGTCGGTCAGGGCATCGTCCCCGTCGCGCCCGGGGGCACCGGAGATGAGCCGCTGGATCAGCGAGCCGCCGATGGTGTGCTCGATGGCCGAGCTCGTCACCTGCCTGGCGCCGAAGAGGATCGCCCCGCGGGTGTCGAGGTCGTTGAAGTCGCTCGCGTAGTTGGTGAGCATGCCCTTGGCGACGAGCTGGAGCAGCACGGTGTTGTCGCCCTCGAAGGTCGTGAAGACGTCCGTGTCGGCCTTGAGGTCGGCGAAGCGGTTGAGGCTCATGTAGCCGGCGCCGCCGCACGCCTCCCGGCAGGCCTGGATGGTGTCGGTGGCGTGCTCGGTGGTCATCGCCTTCAGGCCGGCCGCGCGGGCCTCGAGCTCACGCTGGGCCGTCTCGTCGTCGACCTCCCCGGAGTCGAGCGCGGCCATCTTCTCCACGAGTCGGTTCTGGGCCAGGGCCAGGGCGTAGGAGCGGGCCAGCCGCGGCAACAGCTTGCGCTGGTGCGCCCGGTAGTCCAGGAGCACGACCTCGTGCTCCCCGTCGGGATAGGTGAACTGGGTGCGGGCCATGCCGTAGTCGACGGCGATGGCCAGGGCACTGCGGGCGGCAGCTCCGGCTCCGGCCCCGACGGTGATCCGGCCTCGGACGAGGGTGCCGAGCATGGTGAAGAACCGACGGTTGACGCTCTCGATCGGCGAGGAGTAGCGGCCCTCGTCGTCGATGTCGCCGTACCGGTTGAGCAGGTTCTCCCGGGGGACGCGGACGTGGTCGAACACCAGTCGGCCGTTGTCGACACCGCGAAGCCCCATCTTGGCGCCGCAGTCGCTGATCCCCACCCCGGGCAGCGGTGCGCCGGACTCGTCACGGATGGGGACGAGGACGCAGTGCACACCGTGGTTCTCCCCACCCACGACGAGCTGGGCGAAGACGGCCGCGAGCCGGCCGTCGCGAGCGGCGCCGCCGATGTAGTCCTTGCGGGCAGCAGGCGTCGGGGAGTGGATCACCAGCTCGTCCGTCGCCGGATCGTGGGTGGCCGTGGTGAGGATCGACTGCACATCGGAGCCGTGGCCCGTCTCCGTCATGGCGAAGCACCCCGGCAGGGACAGGTCGGCCATGCCCGTGATGTAGCGCTCGTGGTGCCGCTCGGTCCCGAGGTTGATGATCGCCCCGCCGAAGAGCCCGAACTGCACACCCGCCTTGACGAAGACCGACAGGTCGCCGTGGCCGATCATCTCCAGACCGGTCACCGACGCGCCGAGGTCGCCCGTGCCGCCCTGGGCCTCGGGAAGCCCCGCCCGCACGAGCTCCTTGCCCGCGAGCGAGCGCACGATCTCCAGGGTGCGCCGGCGGTGCTCATCCAGCCCCAGCTCGAGAGCGGGGACGGCGACGGGGAAGTCGGGATCCGCGCGCAGCTGCTGGCGGACATCCGCCCAGCGACCGTCCAGGACGAGCCTGATCTGCTCGGCGACGGGATCCTTGGGCGATTCGGACGTGACCATGTCGCCATCGTCGCAGATGGCGATGACCCACGGGTAACGTCGGGTCAGGCGGTCGGGCGCTTCCAGGCGATCTTGATGCCGGACCAGGCGAGATCGGTCAGCTGCTCGGTCAGGGCCTCACGGGTGAAGTCGCCCGCCGAACCGGCCAGCCATGCGTCGGCGCCGGCGCGGACCAGCCCGACGAGGGACTGGCCCCACAGCCGGGCAGGTGCCGGGTCGGCGCCCCGGTCGACGAGGGCCGCCGAGATCAGCTCGCTGATCTGCCCCGCCATCTTGCCGGTGGCCGTCGCGACGGCCTCGGCGGCGTTGCCGGACTTCCCGCTGCCGACGATCGGGGCGGAGACGATGAAGCGGTACAGCTCGGGGTCGCGCTCGACCAGCATCAGGTAGGCGTCGATCGCCGCCCGGATGACCGAGCGGGGGTCCACGTCGAGCACGCCGAGACTTGCCCCCTTCTCGCCCCTCGCGCCACCGTGACCGAGCGCGGTGCCGATGTCCCGCAGGATCAACTCGTCGACCCGCTCGGCGACGGCCTGGTAGAGCCCGTGGCGGTCGGTGAAATGTCGGTAGAAGACGGTCTTCGAGGTCGCGGCGCCGGCGGCGATCTCGTCCATGCCGACGGCTGCGCCCCGGCTGCGGATGGTCCGGATCGCCGACTCGACCAGCTCCTTGCGGCGCTGCTGCCGGTGGACCTCCCAGCGGGCGCTGCGGCCGTCGGTGGTGGTGCTCACAGTCAGGGACGGTAGCAGGTACTGCAGGTACCTGCTACCGTCCGTATCGTATAACTCGTGTGGGATTCCTCGCCCGCGGGCGGATCGCACAGACACCCCAACTCACGACCAGGAGACCCGGAGTGGCCAACAACCAGCCCCGCCGTGCCGCTGTCCTCGGTGGCAACCGCATCCCCTTCATGCGCCAGTTCGGCCCCTACGCCGAGGCGTCCAACCAGGACATGTTCACCGCCGCCCTGGACGGGCTCATCGCCCGGTACAACCTCGGCGGCAAGCACATCGACGAGGTTGCCGGCGGTGCCGTGATCAAGCACTCCCGCGACTTCAACCTCATCCGTGAGTCGGTCCTCGGCTCCGCCCTCGCGCCGACGACCTCCGCCTACGACCTGCAGCAGGCATGCGGCACCGGTCTGGAGGCCGCCCTGCTCGTCAGCAACAAGATCAAGCTCGGCCAGATCGAGTCCGGCATCGCCGGTGGCGTCGACACCGCGTCCGACGCGCCCATCACCGTGAGCGAGAAGCTGCGCACCAAGCTGCTCAAGGCGAACCGGGCGAAGGGAGCCGTCAACCAGCTCAAGGCCATCGCCGCCATCCGTCCGACGGACCTGGGCATCGCCTTCCCCGGCAACTCGGAGCCGCGGACCGGCCTGTCCATGGGTGACCACATGGCCATCACGGCCAAGAAGTGGGGCATCTCCCGCGAGGCGCAGGACGAGCTGACCGTCAAGAGCCACCAGAACATGGCCCGTGCCTACGACGAGGGCTTCCACGACGACCTCATGACCAGCTTCATGGGTCAGTCGCGTGACCAGAACCTGCGTGCGGACTCCTCGATGGAGAAGCTGGCGAAGCTCAAGCCGGTCTTCGGCAAGGGTGACGACGCGACGATGACGGCCGGCAACTCCACGCCCCTGTCGGACGGCGCCTCGACGCTCCTCCTCGGGTCCGAGGAGTGGGCCGCCGAGCAGGGCCTGACCCCGCTCGCCTGGTTCATCGACGGCCAGTCCGCCGCGGTGGACTACGTCCACGGCGCCGAGGGCCTCCTCATGGCACCGGCCTACGCCATCCCGCGCATGCTCGAGCGCAACGGCCTGACCCTGCAGGACTTCGACTACTACGAGATCCACGAGGCCTTCGCCTCGACCGTGCTCTCCACGCTGAAGGCCTGGGAGGACGAGTCCTGGTGCCGCGAGAAGCTCGGGCGTGACGCGCTGGGCTCGATCGACCGGGACAAGCTCAACGTCAACGGCTCCTCGCTGGCCGCCGGTCACCCCTTCGCCGCCACCGGCGGTCGGATCACCGCAGCCCTCGCGAAGATGCTGCACGCCAAGGGCCCGGGCAGCCGCGGCCTGATCTCCATCTGCGCAGCAGGTGGACAGGGCGTCGTGGCCATCCTCGAGGGCGCCTGAGCCCTCCGAAGCAGATCAAGGAGAACCCCATGGGATTCGAGTACGGCAAGTTCGTCAGCTCCGGTCTGGGCAAGCAGATCGCCAACACCCTCGGCCTGCCTCGGCCGACCACCCTGCGTCGCCACACTGCCGGCGCCCCGCTCATCAACGGCGCGGTGCTCGTCGACGGCCACGGTGACGCCCCCGTCGCGGCGGCGCTGACCGAGGCGCTGTCGGCGGACGGCATCCAGATCGCCTCGTCGCCGTCGACCTCGGTCGCAGGCGTGGTCGTCGACATGACCCGGGCAGAGACCCCCGCCGACCTCGAGACGCTGCGCGGCATCCTCTCGCCGGCGCTGAAGACGCTCGCACCGACCGGACGTGTCATCGTCATCGGTCGACCGGTCGAGGACACCCAGGACGTTGCCCAGGCGGCCGCGCGGCGTGCCCTCGAGGGCATCGTGCGCTCGGTCGGCAAGGAGATGCGCGCCGGTGGCACGGCCAACATGGTCTACGTCGCCGAGGGCGCCGACGCCGATGCCGAGGCCACCGTCCGATTCCTCCTCTCGGGCCGCTCGGCCTACGTGTCGGGGCAGGTCGTCCACGTGGCCACGCCGGTCGGTGACGTCGTCGCTCCGGAGAGCTGGGAGACCCCGCTGGCCGGCAAGGTCGCCGTCGTCACCGGAGCCGCCCGCGGCATCGGTGCGGCCATCGCCGAGACCCTCGCCCGCGACGGCGCCACCGTCGTGTGCGTCGACATCCCGGCCGCGGGGGGACCGCTGGCCGACGTGGCCAACCGCATCGGTGGCTCGGCGCTGCAGCTCGACGTCACCGCCGAGGACGCCGGCAGCAAGATCGTCGAGCACGCGAAGAGCCTGCACGGCGGCTTCGACATCGTCGTGCACAACGCCGGCATCACCCGCGACAAGCTCCTCGTCAACACCGACGCCGACCGCTGGGGCTCCGTGCTCAACGTCAACCTGCTCTCGATCCTGGCGATGAACGAGGTGCTCGTCCCGGCCATGAACGAGGGCGGCCACATCGTCAACGTCTCCTCGATCGCCGGCATCGCCGGCAACCGCGGGCAGGCGAACTACGGCGCGAGCAAGGCCGGTGTCATCGGTATGACCAAGAGCCTGGCCACCGACCCGCAGGTCGTGGCCAAGGGCATCACCGTCAACGCCGTCGCGCCGGGCTTCATCGAGACCGAGATGACGGCGAAGATCCCGCTGGCCACCCGCGAGGTCGGCCGGCTGACCAACTCCCTCTCGCAGGGCGGGCTGCCGGTCGACGTCGCCGAGACCATCGGTTGGTTCTCGTGGGACGCCAACCGCGGCGTGACGGGCAACGTCGTGCGCGTCTGCGGCCAGATGATCCTGGGGGCCTGATGGCTGTCGAGACGCTCACGTCCGTCCCCGCCCTGGGCACGATCTACGCGAAGGCCGCGCTGTCCTCGCTGCCGGGTGTCCCGGGCCCGAGGCCCGCAGGTGACCTGCCCGAGCGGACCCTGCGCCTGACGGGGCACCGGATCGACCGCCACGACCTGCTCGAGTACGAGCGGACCTGCGGGTTCACCAACTCCGACGTGCTGCCCCACACCTACCCGCACGTCGTCGGCTTCCCGCTGCAGATGCTGATCATGACGGCCGGGGACTTCCCCCTGTCCGCCATGGGGATGGTGCACGTGGAGAACGTCATCACCGTCCACCGCGAGATCCGCTTCGACGAGGAGCTCGACATCACCGTCGCGGCGCAGAACCTGCGCGCACACCCCAAGGGGCGGGTCGTCGACCTCGTCACCGAGGTGGACGTCGCGGGGGAGCGGGTCTGGGAAGGACGCTCCACCTACCTGGCCCGGGGCAGCGGTGACGCCGAGGCAGACCGGGGCGAGCAGCCCCCGTCGATCCCGACGGGACCCGCGGCGGCGAAGTGGTCGCTGCCGGGCGACCTGGGCCGCACCTACGGGCTGGTCTCCGGCGACGTCAACCCGATCCACATGAGCGCCCTCACCGCGAAGGCGATGGGCTTCCCGAAGGCCATCGCGCACGGCATGTGGACCTATGCCCGCACACTGGCCGCGATCGGTCCCGTCACGAATGGCCCCGGGACGAGCCACGTGTGGTTCAAGAAGCCGGTGCTGCTGCCCGGGAAGGTCGACTTCGTCATCGACAAGGACGACCGGGACGGCTCCGTCGTCGCGGGCCTGCGCAGCTCGCGCAGGCCGGCCACCGAGCACCTCGTGCTCACCCTGTCCTGACGACGCTCCGACGGCCCGTGTCCCTCCCGGGGGACACGGGCCGTCGGCGTCCGTGGGGTCGACCGCTCGGCGCTCGGAGAGTGATGCAGATCACCCCCGGTGGGATGCTGGGGGCATGGCACACGGAGACATCACGCACATCGACATCCCGGTCGCGGACACCGATGCGGCCAGCGCCTTCTACAGCGGCCTCTTCGGCTGGCGGATCGCCGAGATCCCCGGCTACGAGGGGTATCCCATGTGGCAGGCACCGAACAAGATCAGCGGTGGTGGTCTGGCCCCGCGCGGCGACGGGTTCACCCACCCCCGCTCCTATGTGGAGGTCGACTCCATCGACGAGGTCCTGGCCAGGGCCAGCGACTCCGGTGGGTCGGTGGTCATGGAGAAGTCACCGATCTCCGAGACCAGCTGGTTCGCGGTGCTCGCCGACCCGGACGGCAACCACATCGGACTGTA
Proteins encoded in this region:
- a CDS encoding ATP-binding cassette domain-containing protein, with the protein product MGHVDVAGVRYELSDGRVLLDDVSLRVGEGAKVALVGANGAGKTTLLRIITGELAPHAGSVSRTGGLGVMRQHVGAGLGERATVSDLLMSVAPAAVRATAAEVERLELVLMESEDERTQMRYATALSDYADAGGYDEEVLWDVCTIAALGMPFERCRYRELTTLSGGEQKRLVLEHLLRGPNEVLLLDEPDNYLDVPGKIWMEEQMSASDKTILFVSHDRELLANTATRVATIELGRAGNHVWTHPGGFASYHRAREERFARFEELRRRWDEDRAKLKALVLMYKQKSKYNSDMATRYQSARTRLERFEAEGPPTEQPREQKVTMRLRGGRTGKRAVVCERLELTDLMRPFDLEVWYGERVAVLGSNGSGKSHFLRLLAAGGSDPDRENLPVGEAAIPPVAHTGRAGLGARVRPGWFVQTHEHPELIGRTLLEILHRGDDHRTGMGREAASRVLDRYELAHAGEQTFESLSGGQQARFQILLLELSGATLLVLDEPTDNLDVESAEALEEGLDAFDGTVVAVTHDRWFARGFDRFLVYGADGRVRETDGPVWDEGRVTRAR
- a CDS encoding acyl-CoA dehydrogenase, which translates into the protein MVTSESPKDPVAEQIRLVLDGRWADVRQQLRADPDFPVAVPALELGLDEHRRRTLEIVRSLAGKELVRAGLPEAQGGTGDLGASVTGLEMIGHGDLSVFVKAGVQFGLFGGAIINLGTERHHERYITGMADLSLPGCFAMTETGHGSDVQSILTTATHDPATDELVIHSPTPAARKDYIGGAARDGRLAAVFAQLVVGGENHGVHCVLVPIRDESGAPLPGVGISDCGAKMGLRGVDNGRLVFDHVRVPRENLLNRYGDIDDEGRYSSPIESVNRRFFTMLGTLVRGRITVGAGAGAAARSALAIAVDYGMARTQFTYPDGEHEVVLLDYRAHQRKLLPRLARSYALALAQNRLVEKMAALDSGEVDDETAQRELEARAAGLKAMTTEHATDTIQACREACGGAGYMSLNRFADLKADTDVFTTFEGDNTVLLQLVAKGMLTNYASDFNDLDTRGAILFGARQVTSSAIEHTIGGSLIQRLISGAPGRDGDDALTDRGGQLAFFEDRESHLTETLAMRLRRAGGDDGDSFRVFNDSQDHLLRAARAHMDRVALEAFVTAIDEAPQGPGRDLLEQVCDLFVLSTVEADRGWFLEHGRLSASQAKGVIARTDELCEELRPRARTLVDAFGIPDEWLTTEMMADLAQFSGPA
- a CDS encoding TetR/AcrR family transcriptional regulator, whose translation is MSTTTDGRSARWEVHRQQRRKELVESAIRTIRSRGAAVGMDEIAAGAATSKTVFYRHFTDRHGLYQAVAERVDELILRDIGTALGHGGARGEKGASLGVLDVDPRSVIRAAIDAYLMLVERDPELYRFIVSAPIVGSGKSGNAAEAVATATGKMAGQISELISAALVDRGADPAPARLWGQSLVGLVRAGADAWLAGSAGDFTREALTEQLTDLAWSGIKIAWKRPTA
- a CDS encoding acetyl-CoA C-acetyltransferase translates to MAQTPQLTTRRPGVANNQPRRAAVLGGNRIPFMRQFGPYAEASNQDMFTAALDGLIARYNLGGKHIDEVAGGAVIKHSRDFNLIRESVLGSALAPTTSAYDLQQACGTGLEAALLVSNKIKLGQIESGIAGGVDTASDAPITVSEKLRTKLLKANRAKGAVNQLKAIAAIRPTDLGIAFPGNSEPRTGLSMGDHMAITAKKWGISREAQDELTVKSHQNMARAYDEGFHDDLMTSFMGQSRDQNLRADSSMEKLAKLKPVFGKGDDATMTAGNSTPLSDGASTLLLGSEEWAAEQGLTPLAWFIDGQSAAVDYVHGAEGLLMAPAYAIPRMLERNGLTLQDFDYYEIHEAFASTVLSTLKAWEDESWCREKLGRDALGSIDRDKLNVNGSSLAAGHPFAATGGRITAALAKMLHAKGPGSRGLISICAAGGQGVVAILEGA
- a CDS encoding 3-oxoacyl-ACP reductase is translated as MGFEYGKFVSSGLGKQIANTLGLPRPTTLRRHTAGAPLINGAVLVDGHGDAPVAAALTEALSADGIQIASSPSTSVAGVVVDMTRAETPADLETLRGILSPALKTLAPTGRVIVIGRPVEDTQDVAQAAARRALEGIVRSVGKEMRAGGTANMVYVAEGADADAEATVRFLLSGRSAYVSGQVVHVATPVGDVVAPESWETPLAGKVAVVTGAARGIGAAIAETLARDGATVVCVDIPAAGGPLADVANRIGGSALQLDVTAEDAGSKIVEHAKSLHGGFDIVVHNAGITRDKLLVNTDADRWGSVLNVNLLSILAMNEVLVPAMNEGGHIVNVSSIAGIAGNRGQANYGASKAGVIGMTKSLATDPQVVAKGITVNAVAPGFIETEMTAKIPLATREVGRLTNSLSQGGLPVDVAETIGWFSWDANRGVTGNVVRVCGQMILGA
- a CDS encoding MaoC/PaaZ C-terminal domain-containing protein; the encoded protein is MAVETLTSVPALGTIYAKAALSSLPGVPGPRPAGDLPERTLRLTGHRIDRHDLLEYERTCGFTNSDVLPHTYPHVVGFPLQMLIMTAGDFPLSAMGMVHVENVITVHREIRFDEELDITVAAQNLRAHPKGRVVDLVTEVDVAGERVWEGRSTYLARGSGDAEADRGEQPPSIPTGPAAAKWSLPGDLGRTYGLVSGDVNPIHMSALTAKAMGFPKAIAHGMWTYARTLAAIGPVTNGPGTSHVWFKKPVLLPGKVDFVIDKDDRDGSVVAGLRSSRRPATEHLVLTLS
- a CDS encoding VOC family protein; this translates as MAHGDITHIDIPVADTDAASAFYSGLFGWRIAEIPGYEGYPMWQAPNKISGGGLAPRGDGFTHPRSYVEVDSIDEVLARASDSGGSVVMEKSPISETSWFAVLADPDGNHIGLYEGTTEL